The genomic interval TGGAATATTCAGAGATTCAAAATCAATTCGTAGAGGTATTTCTTATGGCATTAGGCGCAAGGGACGCCTATACAAAAGAGCATTCCAACAGACTTTCTTTTCTTGCAAGGGAAATAGGCAGAGAGTTAAAACTTCCGCCTGTTGAAATTAAAAAAATAGTTTTAGCGGCGAAACTGCACGATATAGGAAAAATCGGCATAAGCGACGCTATTTTATTAAAACCGTCGAAATTGACGGACGAAGAATTTGACGAAATCAAAAAGCACCCTGTAATAGGCTTCGATATGCTTAAAAATCTAAGCATTTTTTCGCATATCTCGGACTACATACTTTATCACCACGAAAAATTCGACGGTTCGGGTTATCCGGAGAAAATAAGCGGCGACGATATTCCGTTCGGCGCAAGAATTATAAGCATAGTAGATGCGATAGACGCAATATTAACAAAAAGGTCTTATAAGGAACCGAAACCCGTCGAATATGCCGTTCAGGAATTAAAGAAAAATGCGGGAACGCAATTTGACCCGATGATAACTAAATTCGCTATAAAAGTTATAGAGGAGAATAAAGATGTTTTTAAAATCAAATAAGACCGAAACATTATATCCCTACAGTGCAAATATTTTGATAAAACGGCGAAATAATAATATTAACGCAAAAAACAAAAGAGTGTTTTTAATTCTATTATTTATTTGCCTTGCTATATTTGCTTATTTTATTTTTTCGAAAAAAGCTCACGCTTTTACTAATGACAATATAGAAAAGGGCAAGCAAATAGTAATTCAAAGCGGTTGTATAAGATGTCATAGCTTTGTTAAAGGTAAAAGAATCGACAATATAGCAACTCTTGCCGGCTGGGGAAATAAACATCTTTCGATTAAACAGACGGAAAAGGCAATTAGAAGTTGCAGAATGGATCCATACTGTTCGCAAATTTTAACAAATAAGCAGGTT from Candidatus Acidulodesulfobacterium acidiphilum carries:
- a CDS encoding HD-GYP domain-containing protein, translating into MFAINRNVYNEKEIRYFSSLINYIENFQKNNMEYSEIQNQFVEVFLMALGARDAYTKEHSNRLSFLAREIGRELKLPPVEIKKIVLAAKLHDIGKIGISDAILLKPSKLTDEEFDEIKKHPVIGFDMLKNLSIFSHISDYILYHHEKFDGSGYPEKISGDDIPFGARIISIVDAIDAILTKRSYKEPKPVEYAVQELKKNAGTQFDPMITKFAIKVIEENKDVFKIK